A segment of the Chitinophagaceae bacterium genome:
ACTGTACTGCCATAAACTTTCCGCAACAATTAATGGGGCATCTTCATCAATACCGGCAAAAACTTCCATGCCCATTTTCTGTGAATCAATTAAACCATGTTGCTTTTCTGCATCATAAGCATGTGCCTTCTTTACTCTATATCCAAGTTTTGATAAAACAGCTGCAAGCTGTTGTTCCATTTGCTCCTGTGCTGGCCAGCAGGTAATATTTGCAGATGGTCTTGAATCGCCGCTTGCAACCAATGTAATTTGTTTTGATACTTCTTCCATATAAAATATTTTATGCTGATGGATGAGCAGTTGTGCTCCTTCTCAGTTTTGTTATAATTAAACCGGTTAAAAATATGGTGAGTGTTCCCACAACAATGATCATGTTTTTGTGTAAGGGGTTTCTCAGGAACGCATAGTTTCCTTCCAGTTTTCCCGAGAATGTCATCCACAGAATTACAATAATACCAATGATAACTGCGGTAACCGCTGCTGCGTTTTTTGTTTGGCGGCTGATGATCCCCAACAAAAACAAACCCAGCATACCACCTGCGAAAATGCCGCTCAACTCCCACCAGATATCTAACAGGCTTTTTGAACCGATCATTGCCAAACCTGTACACAAACCAATCACGCCAAAAGCAATGGTTGATACATGCAGCAGATACAGCTTTCGTTTATCCGTAATATCGGGTTTAAAATACTTCTGGTAAATATCAACGGTAAACACAGTTGCCGATGCATTCATGTTACTGCTGATGGTACTCATGGCAGCAGATAATAAGGCCGATACAATTAACCCAACCAAGCCTGTTGGAATATTATTCACCATGAAAAAAGGTAATACTTTATCGCCGTAATCAGCAGATGTTAAAGATGCAGCGAGTTGTTTTGCTTCGGCTGATGTTGCAGCAACACCTAACCGTTCAGCTGCTACCTGCAATTTCACCGGATCAATTAATCCGGGTTGTGTTTGATAAAAAGCATACAGTGCTGTACCTATCACAAAAAATAAAAAAGAAGCAGGCACATAAATCCATACACAAAGCCAGATTGATTTACTTGCCTGCTTTGATGTTTGTGCTGTATGATAACGCTGAATATAATTCTGATCCATCCCGAAATTATTCAGATTGATGAAAAACCCGTAAAACAGTACCACCCAAAATGTTGATTCAGTTAAGTTGGGAGATAAGCTTCCAAGACTTGTTTTATGATCTGCTTTCGCCACATCAATGATGGTAGTAAAACCGCCGGGGATTTCTTTCACCACTAAAAATAAAATCAGCAAAGCGCCCAATGTCTTAATGATGCCCTGCGCCACTTCTGTCCAGATCACTGCTTCAATACCTCCCAGCACAGTATAGATAATAATGCAGATGCCCATTACGATCATGATCGATTGCATACTGAAACCGGTGAGTGCCTGCAGACTTAATGCAATACCAAAAAAGATGGAACCCATACGTGCAAACTGCGTGAGCAAAAAACAAATCACTGTATATGTTCTGGCCCATGGCCCAAAACGTTTTTCTAAATGTGTGTAAGCTGATATTTCTCCTGTGTTGCGATAGAACGGCACAAAATATTTTGAAGCGATCCATGCAGCCATCGGCATCGATATACTGAATACAAATGCATTCCAGTTGCTGCCAAATGCTTTTCCCGGAACGCCTAAAAAAGTGTTGCTGCTTAAGAATGTTGCGTAGATGGAAAGACCAATTGCCCAACCGGGAATTTTTCCGGAAGCTTTGGTAAACTGGTCGCTGTTTTTATTCTTACGTGAAAAATACATGCCAACGCCAATCATTGCAAGCATATAAACGGCAATCACCGCAAGATCAATAAATGGCAAATTGTGCATCGTTATGGCCTCCCCAAACCCCTCCAAAAGAGGGGCTTTAAATCGACATTAGTAATAAGATCATCGTATAAATCAGGTCAATTATTGTTCATTCTTCAGCTTCGAAAAGCAATCCTCCCCCTTCGGGGAGTTAGAGGGGCTGTCCTAATCGTCAGATGTTTTTCCTTCATTTGCTTTCGCTCCCGGCCATTGCTTATTCACTATTTCTTTCAACTCCAGTTTGGCAGGATCAACAACAACATGTTTGATCCTTTCTCTCCGCCATGTATAAACAATATGCACCAACCCATCTTTTGTTTGTATCACTGATGGATATGAATACTGACTGATGGGCGAATCTTCCAGCACCAACGCTGCACTCCATACTTTTCCATCTTTGCTTATTGCAACATTCAACGGTGTTCGTGGGCCTTTTCCATTTACCCAGGATGAATTGGGCAACGTATGATTATACACCAGCAACTGTCTTCCATCTTTCAACGTTACGGCATCTGTCCCTGAGTTATTATTAGGCAATGCAGATGCTTTCATTTCACTCCAAGTTTTTCCGCCATCATTACTCCAGCTTTCATTGATGGTTGTATTTCGGCTGCGACATAAAATCTGCAATCGGCCGTCTTTGTATTTTAGAATGCTTGGCTGAATGGCTTGTAAAATTTTGGGATCATTGATCGCTTCTGTCTTTGTCCATGTTTTGCCAAAATCAGTTGTGAATTCAATATGCGCTTTCCATCCTGTTTTCTCCGTACTGCTCGGGCATAACAAAACACCATTAATCAGTTCAGGTTTATTTTTGATGGGCCCTAAAAATCCTTCGGGCAATGCTTCACGTTTACTCCATGTGTGCCCATTGTCTTTGCTGCGCATCATCCAGCCTGTCCATCCAGCAACATTGGGTCCTATTTTATAGAACAATAACAATTCACCATTAGGTGCATAAAACAATACAGGATTATAAGTTGAATAACGCAGTGTATCATTCATTACACCATCTGCAACTTTTGCAGGCTCTGTCCATTTACCATTCCTGAAATGACTTGTCCAGATGCATACATCTTTGTTTCCTTCTTTTGTACCACCAAACCAGGAAGCAATTAAACCTTCCGGTGTTTCTGCAATGGTAGCTGCATGACTTTCAGGAAAACTTGCCCGTTCGAAAATGAATTCGTCTTTTACAATTCCCTGTTTCCATTTTTTAGTTCGTACAAATTGATAACTGCCCGATGTAATTTCAAACACAGCGGCTCCTTTATCCATTTTGACAAACTTAATATCAGCATTATCTGTAACAGGCTTTCCGCTTTCAGTAATTTCATCTGCACTGTTAGATGGTATGTAAACTACAGCTTTTGTATTGGCAGGAATAGAAATACTCCATTCAAATTTACCAACGCTGTTCTTCCATTCGCTTTTTATGAGCCCATGCATACTTTTATAAGATGCTTTTACAAAATCAAGACCTGCCGGAACTGAAGGTTTCATGATTATTTTTTTGAACCCAACTTCTGTTTTATCACTGCGTATACCGGCAAGATTTTCGTAGTACCATATCAACAGATCACCCAGCATCATTACATGATTCTGGCTATTCATTCCGGGATCGGCAGTGTTGCCGTTCCATAATTCCCAAATTGTAGTAGCTCCGTTTGCTGCCATATACCCATAGCTCGGGTAAGTTGTGTTTGAAGCAAGTGTGTAAGCCAGTTCATTTTGATTGTATTCAGTTAAGCCTCTGAACAAATATTGGGTGCCAATTAAACCTGTGCTGATATGTCCCTTGCTTTCAATACGGATCTTAGTATAAATATTTGCAAACACTTTCTCTCTTAACGAATCAGGGCAAATACCAAAATACAATGGCAACAGGTTAGCAGTGATTGTATTATTTGAATAACATTGCTTTGCGGGGTTATAAAATTTATTCTGAAAAGCAATTCTTATTTTATCTGCCAATTCTTCATAAACCTTACCGTCAGCATCATTACCAGTAAGTTTTGCAAACCGCTGCATGTACGACAACAATTTAAAATAATAAGCAGATGCAATCAGTTTTCCATCAGTTAAACGGCTGCTGTCTTTCGCATGAATCAGTTTCAGGTCTTCCGGCGGAACGCACCAATCGGCAAACTTATCCTTTGTCATAATATCATCAACAAGATATTTATCCTTCATGTAGAATATCCACTTCTTCATTGAAGAATAGTGTTTCTTAACCGGAGTAATATCACCGAACTGATTATACAGGTGGTTGGTAATTGTGATGTATGCAGCGGGCCATGTAATATTATCAGAATAATAATTCCAAAAAGCAGGTGCAACATCGGGAATACTTCCTTCATTGGTTTGACTTTCTTCAATATCCTGCATCCATTTAGCATACAGTTTTGCATTATCAAAAAGATAGCCCTCACCCATTGCTCCAATTACACGGTCGCCCAGCCAGGGCTGTCGTTCGTTACGTTGCGGGCAATCAACCGGCATTCCTTTATAATTTGAAGCTATGCCCCACCAGGCATTTTTATGAACTGTATTTAATGTTGCATTGGACGACACAAAAGAACCTGTTGTTTCAAAAGCATCATACACCAGCTTGCCTTCAAAATTATTCAGTACAGGTGTACCCGGAAAACTGCTTACTTCAACATAACGGAAACCATTGTACACAAAAGATGGCTGCCAACCCTCTTTCCCTAAAGGAGAGTTGCCAAACGTGTAAACATTGGTCACTTTTGCATCTCTTAAATTTGCAACAAATATTTCGCCGTTCGTTTGTAAACTTTCTGCAAAACGAAGCGTTATCTTATCTCCTTTCTTTCCGTTAATGTTTTGCAGTTTGATCCAGCCTGCAAAATTCTGTCCCATATCAAGAATGTATTTCCCGCCTGCAGTTTTTTTGATAGAGACAGGTTTAATCGTCTGCATCACTTTCATCGGCTCACTCATCTGTGCCGCCATTTTTCCTTCAGGTGATTGTACTAACTCAGCTTGCATCCATTTGCTGTCGGAAAAGCCTGCATTCGTCCAGCCGGTAAATTCTTTTCGTGCATCATACTCCTCACCATCATATTCATTGTTGGTACGAATGGGGCCATCCACATTCAGCTTCCAGCTTTCATCGCTCACTACTGTTTTTGTTGTACCATCGGTGTATTCAATTTCAAGTTGCAGCAGGAGTTTAGGAAAACCGAATGTATTATGCTTATACGTTTTGTAGTTCTGACGCATGGTAAAGAAACGCCCATTACCAAGTACTGTTGCAATGGCATTGTTTCCTGCTTTGATCAGTGACGTTACATCATGTGTATTGCAGAAATAAGTTTTACGGTAGTCAGTTGGATTAGGTGCAAGCACCTGGTCGCCGATTTTTTTACCATTGATATATAATTCATACATACCCAAACCGGAGAGATAAACAGTTGCACGTTTAACAGCAGGTTTACTTATAAATTCTTTACGCAAATATCTTGCACTTAGTCTGCTCCATTGTGTAACACTATCCCATGCAGATGCCTTATCGTAACCGATCCATTTTGCTTTCCAGAGTTCTTTTGTAAGTCCAGTCGAGAAAAATGCGGTTTGTGTTGAAAGTGCCTGCCCTTTATTCGTTTGCACAATTACTTTCCAGAAATATTTCTTACCAGGCTGCAATGCTACTCCATTGTATTGCACATGTAACGATTGATTGCTGCTGATGATGCCGGAGTTCCATACATCGCCTTTATTCTGCTGCAGATTTTGTGTACTGCTGCTCACAAGGATTTGATAGCCTGTTTGCAAAACATTTCGCTGGTTGCTTTGTAATTGCCAGCTAAGCCTTGGTTGTTTTATATCAATGCCCTGAGGATTTGCCAGCATTTCGCAACGGAGATTACTGACGGTTACCTGGGCAAACAATTGCTGCATGCAAATGCTGAAAACAAGTATGGTTACAATCTTTTTCATTTTATTCTGCTGAGAAGTTAAAGTATAAATTGATGTGCAATGCCCTCACCGGATCTTTTTCGTAATCGTAGTAAATATTCTTCACGCCCATTGGCCCGGTTGTTTCATTGCGTTGATTTTTTGTACCTATGCTGCTGATGCCCTGCATGAATGAAATATCACCTGAAGGAAACAACGGTTCATAATTATGCCACTGATCTGTTTTCCATGCAGGAGTAAACAAGCGGAGAAACATTCCTTCCGTTTCACTCACTACTGTAAAACGGTTGTTCTTTGTAAAGAAATACCCACCGTAAAAATTGGAGTGGTATCCTTTGAACTCAGGATATATCCACGGTGCTTCCCCTGTTTCTGTATTGTTATAGGTTTTATTCCAGATGCCAAATGCATTTCCCTTTAAACGGTTTTTCCATACACGGTAAGGACCATCGCCCATATAGGTGACTGATTGAATTTCTTTTTCAGGAAATGAAAAGTTTATACCGGCGAAATTGCTGAAGTAAGCAGACGGAAAATAATTCACCTGTAACTGCACCCAACCTGAAGGATAAACAGTCCACTTTAGCGTGTTGTAACTTTCTTTCTGATTGAAAGAAGATTCCAACACAAGATTGTTCCCTTCTTTATACTGTTTGAATGATTTGAAATTATTCACTCCTTCCTGCAATACCGGACCATTGTTAAAGGGCAACTCGCCTTTTGCATTTTTCACTGAAACAAGCAGACCCTTGTTTTTATTGAATACAACTATCACATCTTTTACAGAAACGGTCAGTAATGAATCAGCTTCTGAAGAATTGATAGTGTTATTGCCTTCTTTCACAACCATTCTTTCACCAGTACGTTTCGGATTGCTGATCAAAAAACTCCTGGTAAATAATTCTCTTTTATAAAAATCTGTTGTGGTTACATACAGCACATCATAATCTTTCCAGTCAGTTGGCAGTTGTAACTGCAGTACACCTTTTTCGCCGGGTTTAATATCAGGTGAAGTTGCTGAACCTGTTTTTTCATCTACATTTCTCAAACCAAACTTCCGCAATTTCCAGCTGAAAGAACATTGGTTGATGTTGGTGAAATGATAACGGTTTTCAAGATTGAATGTGCCATCAAATGCATCTGTGATTTCTCTGCGTTCAAAATAAACCGGACTCCATACTTCCTTGATCGTATAAAAGCTTGCTTCCTTTTCATGATGCGGTCCCAGTATTCCATCAGCAGCACGATGTTTATCAGTATCTAAAGAATCATGCAGATCTTTCCGCACAACTGCATTATCAGCAAAGTCCCAGAGAAAACCACCTGCACTTAAAGGGTTATGCCACATCTTTTCCCAGTAATCTTCAATGCCAGCACCATGTCCGCCATCAAACCATCCATGCAGAAATTCTGTAGGCATTACAATTTCTTTTCCGTTTTCATAATTACCAATGCCGTAATTGTATTCACGGTAATGCTGCGTATCAAAACCGCCAAACAACTGCCATGGATGAACAACAGGCCGTTGCTGAATATCAAACTCCGTAAAATATTTATCGAGTTCTAAATTATGTCCGCCTTCATTTCCATTTGCCCAGAAGATGACAGAAGGATGATTCATATCATGATCAATCATTTCCTTCACAAGCTTCGAACCAACCTTTGTATCGTAATGACCATGCCAGCCGGTTAATTCATCCATCACAAACAAACCAAGTGAATCACACACATCGAGGAAATGATCATCAGGTGGATAATGACTCATCCTCACTGCATTCATGTTCATGTCCTTCATGAGTAATACATCTTCAATGCTGATCTGTTTGCTGGTAGTTCTTCCTGTCTCAGGACGAAATGCATGACGGTTGACACCTTTCATTTTCACTTTCACTCCGTTTATATAGATGCCATCACGTTGTTTTACTTCTACTGTGCGGAAACCAAATTTCTTTGAAACTTCATGCAGCAATTTATCCTTGCTATAAATTCGGAATATAGCTTTGTATAAATTTGGAAATTCAGATGACCATTGATCAATGTCTTTACAATCAACTTTAATTCCGCATTGACTACTGAACTCACTAACCTTTACCTCATTCTTCTTTATTACCTTATTGTTCAGATCAATTAATTCAACTGTTAAACCAGTTATGTAACCGTTGCCATTCGTCTGCAATTTTGCAGAAAAACTACCATCTGCTTTCGCATCTATTGCTACATGCTGTATGTGCTGCTGTGGCAACACCTCTAACCAAACCGGCCTGAAAATGCCACCAAATATCCAGAAGTCTGCTTTGCGTTCTGCTTCATTCACGGATTGATTGGATGAGTGTTTAGCAACTGTTACTTCAAGTAAATTTTCTTTTCCATAATTCAACAGTTTAGAAACATCGTACTTGAAAGCATAGAAAGCACCTTGATGTACTTCACCTGCAGACTTGCCATTTACTTTTACTTCTGCATCCGTCATCACACCTTCAAACACAAGATTGATGACTTTACCTTTCCAGTTTGCAGGTACATGGAAACGATGTTTGTACAATCCTTTTTCTTTTCCACGTACACTGTCTTTTGCAAAACCATAATAATATTTACCAAAGCCTTGTAATTCCCAGCAACTCGGCACAGCGATCGTTGTCCATTTGTTGGCATTCATACCCCCGGTGCAAAAGAAATCCCATTGCACTGTTTGATCGCTGCCTGTTCCGGAGAGATAAACTTTTTCTGTTTGTTGCGAGTAAGAAAACAAAGGGACAAAGAGAACCACGGAGACACAAAGAACACAGAGATGCACAAAGGGTTTTCTTTGTGCTACTTTCTGTCTTTCTGTCTTTGTGGCAAATAAACCAATCATAATTTTTCTGTAATTTTTTCAAGCTTCAACGACGAAGCCACCTTCTTTCCATTCACCCACACACTCAAGCCTTTACCCTTTTTGTATCTCAACCCGTCTTTATCCCAAATGATGGTAACGATCTTTCCATGATACAACACATTATCCAAACAGAACCAATTCCACTTTCCTTCCGGCACTAATGGATTTACTTCAATTGTATTATCTGCTCTTGGTCGTAATCCAACCAGTCCACTAATGATGAGATCATTAAAGGTTGAATGATTATAATAACGACTGCGTTCTTCATCCCCCTTCAACCAGAAACCTGTTTTCTCATCGAGGTATTCGCCAATATACGGACGACCACGATAGTATTGTGATTCAACATACGTATTTAATAAGTTGAAATAATTACTATCAGCGACATAATCCTGATTGTAATTATTCAGCAAGTTGGCCATACCTGTTAATGTTTGAGCAGTTGCAAACGGCCATACGGCGCCATCCCATTCGCATTTGCAGCAGCCATGTGTACGGAATTCAGGATGACTGCGATCTGCAGTAGTGATACCGAATGGTGCACAGAACGTTTTGGTGTCCATCAAACTTTTCCATGCAACATTGTAAGTATTGTCTGGCATATTGAAATACCAGGGAATAAACCCGATTTCTTCTTTTACATTCGAGAGTGTATCGCCTTTTTCTTTTTTTACTTCAAAGAACTGATGCTGCGGATGCCAGAGCAGTTGTTGTGAAAACTGCTTGATGGAATCTGCTTTGCGATTGTACAATGCAGCTGCATCTTTTTCATTACTGATTTGTGCAATTGCCGATAATGCTTTTGCATTACCAAACATATATCCATTGATCGATGGACGTGGATTCTTTTCAGTTCTGCTACCACTGATCGTTTCTTCCATGGCATCACGTACATCAAATTGCCAGAACAAACCATTCGCTGCTTTCTTTTCCTGTTCCCATGCTGCATAATCTTCTTTTAGATCCGGTAGCATGTTTACTAAAAACTGTTTATCGACATTTACGAGGTACCGATTATAGATCGCATCAATATTCCAGCTGCTGTAAAACCGTAATTTCTTTAATGGCTTGCCTTCATTTGCCCGATACCATACATGCAGGTTGTTATCCATATAGGTTTTATCATGCAACCATCTTGATTCGTAAATATGATGACCAAGTCCGCTGGAGATAAGGTTGTATTTATCGGCATAGCTTCGCTGGATCAAAAACTCGGTAAACACAAATCCTTTTTCTGTTTTCTTGATATGCTTTCGCAAGGTCCACCAGCGGTAATAAAAGATCTCTTCAAAATTTTGTTGCGGACATTCAAACAAGGGAATGTTTTTCTTCATCCACTCCCAGCTTTTTGTATTAGGGATAGCCTGTTCAATATTCGGCTCTTCCATTTTGTTGAAATAATCGACATAGTGTTTGAACTGATCCTGTTTTAAAACAAGCGGTTTTAGTTGAGCAGAAGCATTGAACCACAAAGACACGGAGAGCACAAAGAAACACAAAGGCTTCGTGAAGCTTTGAGCCTTTGCGCCTTCGTGGTTCAAATAAAACTTACATATCCTTACTATCTTACTCATCACAGACTATCTTGTTTTAACTGAATGAATATAATAAACCGCTTCTTTCGACTTTGAATTTGCATTCGGCAAATCATAATCCTGATCAGTTGGTGTATCAGCATTTGGAAAACGACGAACCTCTCCTGTTCTGAACAATAACCGTTCTACCGATTCAACAGGCTGGAAAAACAGATTCAGATTCGGTTTGCCATTATTGATCGTAACGGTATAGAAACGGGTTGTTGTGTTCAGTTCAATTTTGATATTTAGTTGCTCGCCTGCATTGTATTTACCAAGACTCTTATTTCGATAGCCTTGTTTAGTTAAAATACTTCCGGTTGAATCGAGCATCAACCGAAGCGTAGCTGTTCCTTTTTTATCGAGCAATTCAATTTCAAGATTACCTGTATTTGTCTGTTGTGCAGTTACAGTAAACTCAACAACCAGTTGTTTTGATTCCGGAAAAATGCGTTCGGCTTTTGCATAGTCAAACGGATCACTGTCGTGCAACGCAATTACTTTTTGATTATTGATCGTTTCTGCGTTCACCCTGCACCAAAGCGGACTGTAAATATTCCATTCATTCAGTTCTTTGCCTGCAGTCATGTTGTTGAACACATCATTTACATGTCCTGTTACTTTATTTTTTATAGGAACAGGAACCCGGCTCACCCACATATCTTCTTTATTCATGCTATAGGTCACCCACATATTATTATCAGCAGGTTTACCATCCATTTCCTGGATACCACGTACATACTGCGGCCCATAACTTTTATAAGCACCACCGTAACGCATAGAAGTGATCTCTCCATTTACAAGCAGCAGGTTTTTATACTTCAATCCGTCATCACTCACGCTAACGGCCAAAGGCCAGCGAAATTCAGAAGGATTGTACACCGTTGCATATTTTCCATCGCTGGTTCTCTGTCCCCAAATCTTCGCATTGGAGTTGACAAAGCCCGGTGCTCTCGTTGGATTGTATTGCCATGTTTTCCCTTCGTCCTTTGAAATACTTGTGAGTGCAGACTTCCAAAGCCCCACTACATTTCCATTTTGCAAATGATAATAGTTGAATGCTTTAAAATCTTTTTGCAAAGGAATTAACGGATCATTGCGATCACCTTCTTCCACCGTTTGCATCATTAACAAAGGCGTATTCAGAATTTCATCGCAGGCTGCAACAAAGCCTTTGTCTTTTGATGATTTGTAAAAAGGATAGTTGGTATTCTTTTCGCTGAAGGAATGATTATATCGCAGAAAATGAATAGGTCCGAATGATCCATCTGCTTTTATTTCCCTGATCACACGACCAACTCCGTTACCATCATTAGGGTCATCTTTCTGCCCCAATGCAATTCCATAAAAGGCCAATGCAAATAATCGTTTTGATTTGGATGTATAAAAACCAAATCGTTGATGCATGACTGCATAACTATTCTTTGCCGTATCAGTCTTTCCTTCTTTTACAAATCCATCCGGAATTTTGTAGGGAGGAAATATCACAACAGGATAAGTCCAGTTGTAACCATCTTTTGATGTTTGCAATAATGTTTGTCCCGGAGGAATATGCTCGCCAACAGGATCGCTTAAGTATTCAAGATAAAACGTATTATTCCAGTAAGCCAGCATCGGTGCATGGTTGTATGTCCATGAAGC
Coding sequences within it:
- a CDS encoding sodium:solute symporter; amino-acid sequence: MHNLPFIDLAVIAVYMLAMIGVGMYFSRKNKNSDQFTKASGKIPGWAIGLSIYATFLSSNTFLGVPGKAFGSNWNAFVFSISMPMAAWIASKYFVPFYRNTGEISAYTHLEKRFGPWARTYTVICFLLTQFARMGSIFFGIALSLQALTGFSMQSIMIVMGICIIIYTVLGGIEAVIWTEVAQGIIKTLGALLILFLVVKEIPGGFTTIIDVAKADHKTSLGSLSPNLTESTFWVVLFYGFFINLNNFGMDQNYIQRYHTAQTSKQASKSIWLCVWIYVPASFLFFVIGTALYAFYQTQPGLIDPVKLQVAAERLGVAATSAEAKQLAASLTSADYGDKVLPFFMVNNIPTGLVGLIVSALLSAAMSTISSNMNASATVFTVDIYQKYFKPDITDKRKLYLLHVSTIAFGVIGLCTGLAMIGSKSLLDIWWELSGIFAGGMLGLFLLGIISRQTKNAAAVTAVIIGIIVILWMTFSGKLEGNYAFLRNPLHKNMIIVVGTLTIFLTGLIITKLRRSTTAHPSA
- a CDS encoding family 78 glycoside hydrolase catalytic domain, which gives rise to MKKIVTILVFSICMQQLFAQVTVSNLRCEMLANPQGIDIKQPRLSWQLQSNQRNVLQTGYQILVSSSTQNLQQNKGDVWNSGIISSNQSLHVQYNGVALQPGKKYFWKVIVQTNKGQALSTQTAFFSTGLTKELWKAKWIGYDKASAWDSVTQWSRLSARYLRKEFISKPAVKRATVYLSGLGMYELYINGKKIGDQVLAPNPTDYRKTYFCNTHDVTSLIKAGNNAIATVLGNGRFFTMRQNYKTYKHNTFGFPKLLLQLEIEYTDGTTKTVVSDESWKLNVDGPIRTNNEYDGEEYDARKEFTGWTNAGFSDSKWMQAELVQSPEGKMAAQMSEPMKVMQTIKPVSIKKTAGGKYILDMGQNFAGWIKLQNINGKKGDKITLRFAESLQTNGEIFVANLRDAKVTNVYTFGNSPLGKEGWQPSFVYNGFRYVEVSSFPGTPVLNNFEGKLVYDAFETTGSFVSSNATLNTVHKNAWWGIASNYKGMPVDCPQRNERQPWLGDRVIGAMGEGYLFDNAKLYAKWMQDIEESQTNEGSIPDVAPAFWNYYSDNITWPAAYITITNHLYNQFGDITPVKKHYSSMKKWIFYMKDKYLVDDIMTKDKFADWCVPPEDLKLIHAKDSSRLTDGKLIASAYYFKLLSYMQRFAKLTGNDADGKVYEELADKIRIAFQNKFYNPAKQCYSNNTITANLLPLYFGICPDSLREKVFANIYTKIRIESKGHISTGLIGTQYLFRGLTEYNQNELAYTLASNTTYPSYGYMAANGATTIWELWNGNTADPGMNSQNHVMMLGDLLIWYYENLAGIRSDKTEVGFKKIIMKPSVPAGLDFVKASYKSMHGLIKSEWKNSVGKFEWSISIPANTKAVVYIPSNSADEITESGKPVTDNADIKFVKMDKGAAVFEITSGSYQFVRTKKWKQGIVKDEFIFERASFPESHAATIAETPEGLIASWFGGTKEGNKDVCIWTSHFRNGKWTEPAKVADGVMNDTLRYSTYNPVLFYAPNGELLLFYKIGPNVAGWTGWMMRSKDNGHTWSKREALPEGFLGPIKNKPELINGVLLCPSSTEKTGWKAHIEFTTDFGKTWTKTEAINDPKILQAIQPSILKYKDGRLQILCRSRNTTINESWSNDGGKTWSEMKASALPNNNSGTDAVTLKDGRQLLVYNHTLPNSSWVNGKGPRTPLNVAISKDGKVWSAALVLEDSPISQYSYPSVIQTKDGLVHIVYTWRRERIKHVVVDPAKLELKEIVNKQWPGAKANEGKTSDD
- a CDS encoding glycoside hydrolase family 2, coding for MIGLFATKTERQKVAQRKPFVHLCVLCVSVVLFVPLFSYSQQTEKVYLSGTGSDQTVQWDFFCTGGMNANKWTTIAVPSCWELQGFGKYYYGFAKDSVRGKEKGLYKHRFHVPANWKGKVINLVFEGVMTDAEVKVNGKSAGEVHQGAFYAFKYDVSKLLNYGKENLLEVTVAKHSSNQSVNEAERKADFWIFGGIFRPVWLEVLPQQHIQHVAIDAKADGSFSAKLQTNGNGYITGLTVELIDLNNKVIKKNEVKVSEFSSQCGIKVDCKDIDQWSSEFPNLYKAIFRIYSKDKLLHEVSKKFGFRTVEVKQRDGIYINGVKVKMKGVNRHAFRPETGRTTSKQISIEDVLLMKDMNMNAVRMSHYPPDDHFLDVCDSLGLFVMDELTGWHGHYDTKVGSKLVKEMIDHDMNHPSVIFWANGNEGGHNLELDKYFTEFDIQQRPVVHPWQLFGGFDTQHYREYNYGIGNYENGKEIVMPTEFLHGWFDGGHGAGIEDYWEKMWHNPLSAGGFLWDFADNAVVRKDLHDSLDTDKHRAADGILGPHHEKEASFYTIKEVWSPVYFERREITDAFDGTFNLENRYHFTNINQCSFSWKLRKFGLRNVDEKTGSATSPDIKPGEKGVLQLQLPTDWKDYDVLYVTTTDFYKRELFTRSFLISNPKRTGERMVVKEGNNTINSSEADSLLTVSVKDVIVVFNKNKGLLVSVKNAKGELPFNNGPVLQEGVNNFKSFKQYKEGNNLVLESSFNQKESYNTLKWTVYPSGWVQLQVNYFPSAYFSNFAGINFSFPEKEIQSVTYMGDGPYRVWKNRLKGNAFGIWNKTYNNTETGEAPWIYPEFKGYHSNFYGGYFFTKNNRFTVVSETEGMFLRLFTPAWKTDQWHNYEPLFPSGDISFMQGISSIGTKNQRNETTGPMGVKNIYYDYEKDPVRALHINLYFNFSAE
- a CDS encoding glycoside hydrolase codes for the protein MLSVSLWFNASAQLKPLVLKQDQFKHYVDYFNKMEEPNIEQAIPNTKSWEWMKKNIPLFECPQQNFEEIFYYRWWTLRKHIKKTEKGFVFTEFLIQRSYADKYNLISSGLGHHIYESRWLHDKTYMDNNLHVWYRANEGKPLKKLRFYSSWNIDAIYNRYLVNVDKQFLVNMLPDLKEDYAAWEQEKKAANGLFWQFDVRDAMEETISGSRTEKNPRPSINGYMFGNAKALSAIAQISNEKDAAALYNRKADSIKQFSQQLLWHPQHQFFEVKKEKGDTLSNVKEEIGFIPWYFNMPDNTYNVAWKSLMDTKTFCAPFGITTADRSHPEFRTHGCCKCEWDGAVWPFATAQTLTGMANLLNNYNQDYVADSNYFNLLNTYVESQYYRGRPYIGEYLDEKTGFWLKGDEERSRYYNHSTFNDLIISGLVGLRPRADNTIEVNPLVPEGKWNWFCLDNVLYHGKIVTIIWDKDGLRYKKGKGLSVWVNGKKVASSLKLEKITEKL
- a CDS encoding exo-alpha-sialidase encodes the protein MKLICRYILAGVIVFFTPLGDGAILAQDTVRYTGTTLSNVDYHHGQLSPAVGVHNIQTIRTNRADTGAASWTYNHAPMLAYWNNTFYLEYLSDPVGEHIPPGQTLLQTSKDGYNWTYPVVIFPPYKIPDGFVKEGKTDTAKNSYAVMHQRFGFYTSKSKRLFALAFYGIALGQKDDPNDGNGVGRVIREIKADGSFGPIHFLRYNHSFSEKNTNYPFYKSSKDKGFVAACDEILNTPLLMMQTVEEGDRNDPLIPLQKDFKAFNYYHLQNGNVVGLWKSALTSISKDEGKTWQYNPTRAPGFVNSNAKIWGQRTSDGKYATVYNPSEFRWPLAVSVSDDGLKYKNLLLVNGEITSMRYGGAYKSYGPQYVRGIQEMDGKPADNNMWVTYSMNKEDMWVSRVPVPIKNKVTGHVNDVFNNMTAGKELNEWNIYSPLWCRVNAETINNQKVIALHDSDPFDYAKAERIFPESKQLVVEFTVTAQQTNTGNLEIELLDKKGTATLRLMLDSTGSILTKQGYRNKSLGKYNAGEQLNIKIELNTTTRFYTVTINNGKPNLNLFFQPVESVERLLFRTGEVRRFPNADTPTDQDYDLPNANSKSKEAVYYIHSVKTR